The Streptomyces europaeiscabiei genomic sequence CGCCCGTTTCGTCAGGCCACATCGAGGTGCATGTCTGCGGGTCGGGCTCCGGCGGCGGGGGCAGGAGACCGGCCGCGGTGAGTACCTCGGCGACCACCTGGCCGACCACTTCGTCCGGCATCGGGACGCGCGCATTGCCGACGACGTTGCGCACGCCGTACAGCGCATTGTCGTACGCGGCTAGGTCAAGGACCGGCCGGCGGGTGGGGGTGTTCATGCGCCGGTCTCCTCGTCGGTGGGGTGTGGCAGCTGTGCGGGGACGGTGCCGGGCCGGCCGTCGACCCACGTGAACTCACCGTTGTCGTGGCCGTCGGCGTCGTCGTGGCCGGGTTCGTCGCCGCACTGCTGCCACACCCCTAGAGTCTCGGCTGTGGCCGCTTCGGGCTCCCACGGCAGGTACAGGGCGGTGCAGCACTCCGTGTCCAGGCTCTCCGGAGCCGGGGCGGGAATGAACACCCCGGCGGTGGCGAGCGCCGCGCTCACCATCTCCTCGGCCATGCCATGGTCGACGTCGAGTCGGGGCCGGTACCGCTGCGCCTCGCGGCGCGCGGCGTGTACGGCGGTCTGGAACTCGTCGAGGTCGAGGACGCGCAGGGGCACGGGTAGCGGGACGGGGCGGTGGTTGGGAAGGCTCATGCGTCGTTCTCCTCGTCGGTCTGGGATGCGATGAACGCGTCCAGGGCAGCGCGCAGACGTCGGCCGTCGGCGTCGTCTGGCACGCGCAGGCGGTGCGCGGCGAGCTGGGCGACGTAGCGGCGGATGCCGGGCAGGGCTTCCGCGTCGCCGGTGGTGGTCGCGGTCGTCAGTTGGCGCAACGCGGTGCGGACGTCCTCGGAAACGCCCTGCGTCGCTCCTTCGAGGAACGGCGCGCTTGCCGCGATCAGTTCAGCCTCGGCCGGGGAGGCCGGCGCCGGTGTCTGGGGCGGCTGCTCGTCCTCGTCGGTCTCTGGCGCGGTGGGCTCGGTGCTCCGGCGGTTCCTACGGGGCCCGCCCTCGGCGGCCCGCTCGCTCAGCTTTTCGAGCCTGTCGTGGGCCTTCGCGGCCTGGCCCTCCCAGCGGGTGGCGCGGGCTTCGGCGCGGTCGCGGTCGGCCTCGGCGGTGTCTGCTCGGCGGGTCTCGGAGTTGGCTCGCTGCTCGGCGACGTCGGCCCGGCTCTCGGCGGTCCGGTGTGCGGCCTTTTCCTCGTCGAGCTGGCGGCGCAGCTCCGTGGCGTCCGTGGCCAGGCGGTCGCGCTGTTCCTCGGCACTGTCCGCGCGCTGCTTCTCGTTGTCGGCGCGCCGGTTGGCGGCGTCGGCCTGCCGCTCGGTGTCGCGGTGCTGCAACTTCTCCTCACCGAGCTGGTCGCGCAGTTCCCGGACCTGCTCGGTCAGGTTGTTGCGTTCACGGGTGAGCCGGTCGCGCTCGTCTTCGGCCTGGCGGCGCTGGCGGTTGGCCTCGCCAAGATCTCGTTCGGCGGCCTCCCGGCGGGCCACGGCGTCGGCACGTTCGCGGCTGGCGGTGGTCGCCGACTCCAGGGCGGCGTTCCGCTCCTCCCTCAGCCGTTCACGTTCGCGTTCGGCGGCCTCGCGCAGACCCGTTTCGGTGGCGGCCAGTCGCCGGGCCTCGTCCCTTTCGGCAACCGCCTCCACCCGGGCCCGCTCGGCCTGCTGCTGTTCGGTCCGCGCCTGCTCGGCGCGCTCGACGGCGCGGTCCGTCTCCTGCTTGAAAGCCTCCCGCTGCCGTACGGCCTCGTCCCGCAGCTGCTCGGCGCGGCCCTTGTCGGCGACGGCCTGGCGCTCGGCGTGACGGGCGTCCTCGGCCGCCTTCTCCGCTTCCTCCTTCGCCTTCTGGTCGCGCGCTGCAGCGGCGTCGGCAGCTTCCTTGTCCAACACGGCCTGGTGGGTTTCAGCGCGCGCCTGGGCGGCCTCACTGCGGGCGTTGGCGGCTGTCTGGTTGGCCTGGGCCACGTCGTTGGCGGCGGCCGCGCGGGCGGCCGCCAACCGGGCCTCAATGCCCTCCGGGTTGTTGACCTTCTGAATGTCCCTGCGCAGGTCGTCAACGACCTGTTCCATACGGGTCTGGAGTTCCTCGGCACGGTTCAGCTGGCCGGGCAAACCGGGGGTGTTGCGCTCACGAGCGCGGGCGGCCTTCGCCTCGTTCTGGTGCTCGGTGCTGCAATACTCCGGCGGCCGGCCGGCTCCGGCCGGCTTCTCGCGGGGGATCGCGCAGCCGCACAGCTTGCAGGGGCTGGGCCAGTAGCCGAACGGCGCTTCCTCCTCGTCCCCGCCGGGGTTCTCCCCGAGATCCTCGGTGGTGGGCGGTGTGCTCATCGGTGGCGGTGCCTTCCGTCGGAGGGGCCCACGGCCGGGGCCCGGCGGGCGGGGGAGTGGAGGCGCGGTCAGGCCGCGATCGTGAGGTTATCGGCGCGCAGGGCGGCCAGGCGGCCGCGCTGCTGGCCGATCCCGAGATGCGCAAGCGGGGTGCGGGCGTGCGGCCACACGGCGGCCGCCCGCCTGGTGTACTCGCCCGGGGTCAGCAGGATGACGCTCTCGGCGTCGGCCAGGCCGAACGCCTCCGCTTGGGCGCGCAGTTCGCCGACGGTGATGCTGCCGGAGTCGGTCCACTGGTGGTCGTACGGCTCGATCACCCGATCGAGGGGCGTCAGCCCGTGCAGAGCGCTGAGCACGAGCACCGTGCCGCCGGTCGCGGTGAGCGCGTCGGCGGTCCGGCGGGCCATGCGGTGCAGCGATCCGGTGTAGATCTCGCCTGCCGGGGCCGGGCGGCCGAGCTTGCGCCCGGAGCACGGAATGACGACGACCGGGCCCCCGGCGGCCGCCGTTGCGGCTGGGGCGGTGGACTCGGCGCCGAACAGCGCGAGTTGCGCGGCAGCCGCCGCCTGCGCCTCGTCCTCGGCGGCCGTCGGGGCGGCGGGCTCCTCGGCCGGGACGGGGGCGGGTGCCTCGTCGCGGGCCTTCTGGCGGGTGAGTTCGGCGGGGTCGCCGTAGTGGAACTCCACGTTCCCGATCTCCTCGTTGCGCTGGACGGGGGCGTGGATGGCGTCGTACACCGTGGCGTACCGGGTGCGGGGCTCCGGGAGTGGCTCGGCGGTCCGGGGCTCGGGGCGGGCTGCCTGAGCGAACAGCAGGGCCTCGGCCATGTGGTCACGGGCGGCCTCGACGTCGACGGTGCCCGCGGTGGCCTGCGCGATGCGGGCTTGCAGGTTCAGCCAGTTCTCCGACCAGTCGGGCATGTCCGCGCCGCTCATGTCCGTCGCCTCCGGGCCGGTCCACTGCGCCAGGTGCCGGATGTACGACCGGCGCCAGTAGCGGCGCTCCGTGCGCCAGTGGGCGGCGTCGTGGCAGGCCATCCACCGCTGACCGTGGGCTGAGTCCCGCATCCACCGGTTCAGGGTGCGCATCATCGTGGTGGCGGCCTGCTCGATCGCGGCAAGCACCTGGGGCAGGTCGGCGGCGAACCGCGCGACCTTCAGTACGGGGCCCTCGATCCGCAGCGCGTGCCGGGCCACCCGCACGTTCTCGCCGGTGTGCCGGCCGCCCTGGCGGGAGAAGTAGATCGCCTCCTCGAACCGGCGGGCGCGCACCCCGTAGCCGTCGGCGAGCTGCTCGGCAGCCTCACGGCGGACGTTGCCGAGCTGTCCGGCGTCGTGCACCCGCACGACCACCTCGCCGCGCTCACCGTCGGCGTACATCCGGTCGGCCCATGCCAGCACCCCGGTGTACGCACGCTTCCTCGGGGCCGCGTACTCGTCGACCGTCCGGCCTCGCCGCGTCCCATGCTCACCGTTCGTCATCATGTGACCACTCTAGCATTTCTGGATTACTGTTTCTGGTATTCCGGAAATTATTTGTTGGCGAAGAGCTGCGAATTTCCAGGGGTGAGAGGTGCCGACCGTTCGTCGGCTGCGGCCCCGTCTTCGGGGGCGCGGGCCTTGCGGCCCGCCAGGGGCTGGCGGCTGAGCCGGCCTACCCCTTCGTCACGCCAAGGCGTGACGGGTTCGCGTGTGCACGCGAACTTGCCCCGGTCTTGCTCGGGGCCCTTCGGGCCGGTGGTTGATTTCCGCGGTCCGGGGTGCCGGCGGGAGGCGCTCTCTCCGGCGGCGGTGCGGGTCTGCTGCGGGCACGGGGCCTGCGGTGCGTTCTCGCTGGGCGACATGCTACCTCTTCGGCGGCATCGCCGTACGCTCCTCGCGCCTCGTCGGCGTGTCGGGGGGCGCGGGTGTCATGCGGCGGCCGTGTGTCCGTGTCCTCGCTCGTCCTGGCCGCGGTCGCGGCCGAGCTGTGCGGGGTCGACTACTCCGCCGTGCCTCTCGATCTCGCAGGCCTCCGCAAGTAGCTCGCCGGCGCCGATGCGCTGGGCCTCGATCTCCCACGCTGTGCGGTGGTCGGCACGGCCGGTGCCGGTGCGGCGGGTGCTCTGGTGCGGGTGGCGGGGGTAGCGGCGCTCGTACGGGTCCATGCCGGGTACGACCATCTGTCGAGCGTCGGGACGCTGGGCCTGCTGCAGCTTCGCCCCGCGCGGGGCAGCGCACCATTCCTTCTCAGCCAGCCACCAGCGGTGACGCTCCTCGTCCACCCGGGCGCTGACCGCCAGTTCCGCGGGCCTGCCTGCGTGCCCAAGCTGCGCGGCCGCCTCGTACAGCGTCCGCTCGGTGCGCCGGGCGATCCTGGAGTCCAACACCCCAACCGCCGTGAGGGCCGCCAGATGGCCCGTGATCGTCTCGGGGACGTAGCCGGTGGCGCGGGCAAGGTCGGGGGTGCGAACGCCGCTCTCGATGGCTTCCAGGGTCCTGCCCGCGTGGTGCCCCAACGCGTGCCAAATGCCCGACTGCTGGTGAGCAATCACATCCCGAAGGTAAGACAGAACATCCCCATGCCCCCCAGGGGGGGCGGCGTTGTCACTTCTGTCCGACCCCGCAAAATCTCTCTGACCTGCTGTTTTGTCGTGGACTGCGCAGATGTGGTGCGGGTCGTCGGTGCAGGTGTGGGAGGTGGCGAGCGTGATGCGGCGGGCCCGGCAGGCTCCGGGGACGGCCTGCTCGGTGGTGACCGTCCAGCCGTCCGCCTCCAGCCGCAGCAGGCTCAGTGCGGCAGTGGACTTACTGCGGCCGCACAGCACCGCCAGGCGCCGGACGGCGGCGCTGATCGAGGTCGATCCCGTCACCGCCATGAGGTACGCGACGGCGCGCAAGACGGCCAGGTCGGCGGGGCCGCTGGGGCGGCTCCACGGGGCACTGCCGGCGGCCTCGATCCGGGCGAGCAGATCGGCGGCCGCCATGGCGCCCTCGCTCAGCTCCTCGCCGTCGCGGGGCCTGCCCCGGTAGCGCAGGGGCAGGCGGGCGGCCTCCTGTACGGCGAGCCACCACCGGCGTGTCAGGCGGCGTTCCGCCTCGGCGTCGGGCAACTGCTGGCGGCCGCCTCCCGTGCCGCTGGTGCGGAGCCACTCCAGGGCGGGGGCGGTGGCCGCGTCCTCGACCAGCGTCCGGGCCTGGGCGTAGGTCCAGCCGGCCAGGGCGCAGCGGACCAACAGGTGGTGTACGGCGGCCTGGTGGGCGCCGGGGGCGTCGTCGGGGCGGCGGTTCAGGGCCTTGAGGTCCCGGCTGCCGAGCGGGCGCCACGGCTGGCGCAGGCGTACGTGCCCGTCCTCGTCGGTGTCGATGTCTCGGACGACCGGGCCGCGCTTCGAGATCGAGGGGG encodes the following:
- a CDS encoding coiled-coil domain-containing protein; this encodes MSTPPTTEDLGENPGGDEEEAPFGYWPSPCKLCGCAIPREKPAGAGRPPEYCSTEHQNEAKAARARERNTPGLPGQLNRAEELQTRMEQVVDDLRRDIQKVNNPEGIEARLAAARAAAANDVAQANQTAANARSEAAQARAETHQAVLDKEAADAAAARDQKAKEEAEKAAEDARHAERQAVADKGRAEQLRDEAVRQREAFKQETDRAVERAEQARTEQQQAERARVEAVAERDEARRLAATETGLREAAERERERLREERNAALESATTASRERADAVARREAAERDLGEANRQRRQAEDERDRLTRERNNLTEQVRELRDQLGEEKLQHRDTERQADAANRRADNEKQRADSAEEQRDRLATDATELRRQLDEEKAAHRTAESRADVAEQRANSETRRADTAEADRDRAEARATRWEGQAAKAHDRLEKLSERAAEGGPRRNRRSTEPTAPETDEDEQPPQTPAPASPAEAELIAASAPFLEGATQGVSEDVRTALRQLTTATTTGDAEALPGIRRYVAQLAAHRLRVPDDADGRRLRAALDAFIASQTDEENDA
- a CDS encoding DUF6884 domain-containing protein, with the protein product MMTNGEHGTRRGRTVDEYAAPRKRAYTGVLAWADRMYADGERGEVVVRVHDAGQLGNVRREAAEQLADGYGVRARRFEEAIYFSRQGGRHTGENVRVARHALRIEGPVLKVARFAADLPQVLAAIEQAATTMMRTLNRWMRDSAHGQRWMACHDAAHWRTERRYWRRSYIRHLAQWTGPEATDMSGADMPDWSENWLNLQARIAQATAGTVDVEAARDHMAEALLFAQAARPEPRTAEPLPEPRTRYATVYDAIHAPVQRNEEIGNVEFHYGDPAELTRQKARDEAPAPVPAEEPAAPTAAEDEAQAAAAAQLALFGAESTAPAATAAAGGPVVVIPCSGRKLGRPAPAGEIYTGSLHRMARRTADALTATGGTVLVLSALHGLTPLDRVIEPYDHQWTDSGSITVGELRAQAEAFGLADAESVILLTPGEYTRRAAAVWPHARTPLAHLGIGQQRGRLAALRADNLTIAA